The Pectobacterium wasabiae CFBP 3304 DNA segment ATGGGAGATTCAATACCGGAACCGTTAACAGATAAGGAAACAGCGATGCGTCATGGTAATTTTACTTATATAAGAACATTATTTTAAATATCCTGTCTCAAATCACCCGCATTTCACTTTTGTTATATTGATATATTTGGGTATCGGGCGGCAACTTTCTTTTTCGCCCCCTCCGTGGGTCGTACAATGTGAACCCATTTCATTGATATTGTATTGAGGGACCCAAAGTTTCTCATCACCATACGGATTGGTTCGTACTTGTCCGTTCCAAAATACGGCGATCGAGGCATAATATAAAACAGGCTCAACCCCGGCAGGACATGTTCCCCCATCAACCGTGATTAGACCACCGCTATTTATCCCCCATATGCCAGATTGACAAGACAGTGTAGCCCCTTTATCGTCCTTGCTAATTAGCCCATCAGGTGAACAACTTGCTCCCGCTACAGAAGACGATTCAACCTGTAAATATTGCCCTGAAACAATACCTGATGAAGCGATATTCCCTGATGCCACGATATCGCCTTTGGCTAAACCATCGCTCGAAGACAATAGTATTAGATCTCCTTTTATTCTTTGGCTTCCTACAACATCTAATTTCATTGATGAAGGTGATGATGTTGTTCCGGTAATTGAGATGAAATTATTTTTTCCTGACTCATCTTCGATTCTTAATGGTATCGCGTTATCAGAAGCACAACTGGAAAATGTGCCACAGCCTAACCACAATTTTCTCTCGTTTTCTTTACCAACAATGAGTGCGCCACGAGATCTGACACCCTGTTCACTTTCCAGCCATTGATTAACTTTCACGATATTGTTAAACGTCGAATAACCATCAACAGTTAATTGATTTTGAACCTTGAGATTATTACTGAACGTTCCATTTTTACTCTGCACAATTTCAGTCGCGTTAAGATGCGTCCCTTCGGCAATACCGGATGAGGATAATCGCTGGCTTTTGATCGTCCCAGATGCGGTAATGTCTTTTACATTATCAATACTCTGGCCGCCCATATTCAGCTCCCCTGTCATCGGCAATGTTCCATCGCGGCGTAGGTAAACCGAATACATAGCACTGTCGTATCCAACACGGTAGGCCAACAATCCCGCAGCATTAATACCACTATAGCTATTTTGGTTCTCAGTCCATTGCCCACCCGTACCCGATGCAACAGTAGCAGATTGCGTCATGCCACTATCGATACCAGAGGCTTGCATAGCACGACCTAATAAGTCATAACGAACACGGTTCCCTTCTAACCACGGCAACGTAGTAATAACAAGTCCATTAATAACGTAGTTAGGTGTGGCTCCTGCACGTTTCAACAGTATCTTATAAGAGGATTTTTGCATGTTGACGCCAGTATAACCCGCAGGTAACAGCCCTTCATTTACCAACGTCTGATACGTAATTTCACAGCCGCTGGTTGAACAAATCCTTGGCCCCGGATCGCTGGTCTGGCTGCTACTGGAAGAAAGCGTTGAAAGTTTGTCATAACGGATAATGATATAACGGTTAACCGCTTCCCCCATCTGTTTCATCTGTGAACCTACGGTATTAGCCATAATGTTTTCTTGATTGCTTTTCATGTCCTGAAAGTTCATGAAAGCCATTGCTACGCCAACAGCTAACACCAGCGTTATTTCCAATAAGGAAAACCCTTTTTTATATTTAATCATTTCCATCGTCCTTTTTATTTTCACGTACTATTTAATTAGCAAAAATAAAAAAGTGGTCAAGATATCATTGACTCTTACTCATAGATAACTTATTCAATAAGTCCGGTTAACTGACGAACGGCTGACGCGAGAGAAATAGGTTCCATACTCAGATCTTTGACACACTCCTTTCTTCCATCAGGGTATTCTTTTATCAGCTTTCCTTCTGAAATAAAGTGGATAGGCATTCCAGCCCTGAATACCTCACTAATCGCTTTCTGTGATGCTTTCTTGGCAACTCGACTCAATACCGCTGTATCCTCAAGTGGATTTTTCTTTGATTTCTTCTTTTTCATGATTCATAACTATTTTCATTAACATCTTATTGATTGCTAAAAAACACAAAATACTGTACGTCTGTTTTATTTCACATCACTCACCTGCATTTTCATAAAAAATGTACTGATAGCAGTAAAAATCACCTCAAAATCTTTGATGATTGAATGCGTAAGCCCATCGATAAAAGACTCACTGATAACATGTAAAACATGATCATTAGAAATATAGTCACCATTTTTATTTATTACACCGTTAATTTTACTTTCAGAATCCAAATCCAATACAGCCTTTGGCTTAAATCCTCTTATCTTATGTAATAAGACATGAATAAAAACCCTGATAACCCAACCATCTTCATTTTCTATTCGTTTAAAAAACGATTTTTTAAACGAAATGATATGTAGACTGTTCATTCTGCTTTTTCTTATTGATTAATACATACCCACTCCTTTTATACTTAATTAAGTCACGACATTTATAAGATATTATATAATTACCACCTTGTTAACATCCAATTTAAAACCAAGTTAAATACACCGTGCCATTAATAATATTTAATTATTCATTAATTTATAATTATGATATATTGGCCTAACCATAGGTTGTGAAAATTTGACATATCACCCAAATCAATCCATCGAGGAATGAGTGATACGCAGTGAAGAAGAAGTCTGCGTACAGCAACATAATGCTGAGCGTTAAAGCCCTTCGTGCTCAACGTCTTAAAGATGGCAATCAGCAAACGTGAACAGGTTAAGGACACACACCGAGAGCAATCAAAGAAGAACAGGATAACGGTAAGCACTTGGAAGATGTTGAGATATGATATCAATCCTCTCTCTTCTTACTGTTTCTTATGGATGAATTTTTTATAAGCCAAGGAATTAAAATGAGATGGATTACAGCGTTAACAATTAGTTTTTTATTATCAGCATGTGCAATAAAATTTGGTGATGTAAAGAAAGGCGGGGCTATCGAATATTTTGAAACTCACCACACCACAAAAATACGATCCCCAATGCCCGATGGCTCTATTGTTCTCATGATGGACACTTACTTACAACCAATGGTAATTGATTACTGTAAACTCCGTAACGGAAGATTGGTTTCTGTATGGTGTATTGATGAAAACCAATATCCATTATTCAAAGTAAAATATAGTGGCCCATCTGATGTCCCACTTATGGTAAATGGAAGTATGACCATGCTATCGGGATATCCTTTACTTGAAGTGACTGAGAGAAATAATTCTTTTTCTGATCAGGAATGGCTGAAAGTTGCTAAAGAGCGCTGGGGATTTGACCCGGAAAAATTAGCAGAACTCAGTAATTAATAAATCCATATTAGATTTTAGGAAAAAATTAGCTACCGCGCCCTCTGGGGCTTGCTCAACAGCTCACCGACCTAAAAACCAGTTTTAGGTCGGTGAGCTGTTCGTACGTGAAAAGGAAAACTACTGTTTGGATTTATTTAAGACATTTTCGATATAAGTTTGGCCTTGTGCTTTATACCTTTCAATATCGCTTTCATGAAGATTCGGGATATCAAGCAGAATCCCAAAGACCAATTCCTTATCTACATAACCAATATCACATCCTAAGACTTTGGCAACCTCTGCACCGAAAATAATTTTCTGCCGGGTATTCTCTTTTTCGTTTGCTGTTTCTTTTTAGCTTCCAAGAAATATAATCGTTCCTGTGCTGCTGCAAGTTGTTGTTTGATCGTTTTTGTTGTCATCACTTATCTCTCCAATTTTTTTTCTTGTTGGAATAAGGGATATCAGCATAGTCATAACCATTACCAATCTGTTTCTTGATTGTTCTTATTTTCATCTTGAACTGTTGCTTTATCTGGCGCTGCTTTGCTTGTTCCCTTATGTTAACTACTATTTTTTCTGCTTCTAAATAGGCTTGTTCTGTATCGGTATAGATACCTTCATCAAGAAGTTTTTTGGCTTCCCAATCAATGGCTTCATCGTTATTTTTATACATTAAACCTCCTTGTATTTGTTGTATATTCACCTTTACCATATTTTAGATAATTATCAATATAGAAAAAATATTTTATTTAATAAAAAACAAACTCATAAGACTGATATTTATAGTCCATGCCACAGAATTAATTCCAATTAAAACCAATGCTGTCTGATCCTACCCACGTAATGTGGACACAGCCCTAAGCGAGGTTCTGGTTTTCAAATTGTTCCGGGCTGAGACCGCCACAAGCACTGTGGCGTCGCCACCGATTGTAATCACACTCGATATAATTAAACACTGTTGTTCGCATTATTTCCCGGCTGATAAAGCGTTCCCCGTGGATGCATTCCACTTTCAGTGAATGGAAAAAGCTTTCCACACAGGCATTATCGTAGCAACACCCCTTTGCACTCATGCTGCCATGCAGATTATGCCGTTTCAGCAGAGTCTGGTAATCCGCTGAACAGTACTGTCCGCCACGGTCGGTATGGACAATAACGTTTTTCGGTCGCTTACGACGCCAGAGCGCCATCTGTAACGCATCGCAGGCCAGTTGCGCCGTCATTCGTGACGACATCGACCAGCCAATAACGGCCCGTGACCACCGGTCAATCACCACCGCGAGATACAGCCAGCCCTCGTCCGTGCGAAGATACGTGATATCGCCTGCCCACTTCTGGTTCGGGCCGCTGGCGATGAAGTCCTGCTTCAGCAGGTTTTCCGATACCGGCAGGCCATGTTCACGGTAGCTGACCGGACTGAATTTACGGCTGGCTTTCGCCCGCAACCCCTGACGGCGCAGGCTCGCAGCGATGATTTTGATGTTGTACTCCGGCAACTCATCAGCAAGACGTGGCGCACCATAACGCTGTTTTGCCCCAGCGAATGCCTTACGGACAGCCTCATCGCAAATGAGCCGGAAATGCTGGCGCGGGGTTATCTGACAACGACGCCTGCGCCAGACATACCAGCCGCTGCGGGCAACCTGAAGCACCCGACACATGGTTTTGATGCTGAACTCTGCCTGATGCTTTTCGATAAAGACATACTTCATTTCAGGCGCTTCGCGAAGTATGTCGCGGCCTTTTGGAGAATAGCCAGTTCTTCATCACGCTCCGCCAGTTGGCGCTTCAGACGCGCATTTTCGGCAGCCAGTTCATTCTCGCGCTCTGATGAGTTCATCTGCTGGTGTTGTTTACACCGCCAGTTGTAGAGCTGGGATTCATACAAGCTGAGTTCACGGGCAGCAGCAGCGATTCCAATACGCTCAGCCAGTTTAAGGGCTTCATCGCGAAATTCGGGCGTGTACTGTTTGCGGGGCGTTTTGCTGGTTGGTACTGGTTTTGTCATGAGTAATCACCTCTGGTTGAGAGTTTACTCACTTAGTCGCGTGTCCACTATTGCTGGGTAGGATCAGTTTCATTCAACTCACCAAGTTTCACTTTATTCTCCTTCTTCACGTTTTGCTTTATTTAACTGATATCCCCTATGTTGGCAAGTTTAGTTAATAATTAACTTAATCGCTTACATATGAGCTGTTAAATCAGTTAAGAGCTTATTTGTGATCGATTAACTACCCCATAACATTCACACCAGCAGATATGGCAGTCTGACCAGTTGAAAAGAATGGAAAACATGATGGCGTAAAATTAAATTAAGTAACACCATACGATAGTAATCACTAACTATTTTGTCTAATACTCACCACGTTACTTAATTTTTCTCGTTAGTGTTTTTCATTTCACATGTTGAATTTTAATCCTAATTTCCATAGTTAACCTGTGAATTGTGCAACAGGGAAAACTACCGATAAACTCGCCTATTTTCTTTTTTTAGAGATTTCCCGCCTTACGGCGGGATAAATTAACACTCCTCTTGTCCTTCGGACGCCATCTAAAACCCATCTGTGTAATATCGCGGAAGACTTCGCCCTTTCATCCAGATTGCGCCGCTCAATTCGGCGTTTTGTTTTACAGACATTCATATATTTCATATTAATTAATGAGGGGATCTTTTACATTTTTTCTTTTTTTAAGAAAACAATGCCCACTTATACACTCTACGAGTGTGTGGGGTCTACCGACGGTTGCCTGCCGCAGGCTAAAAACAAAACCAAGTTCAACGTCAACCCCTGAGTTTTTCTTGCGAAAAACTAAAATCAGCAGAGTGTGCGTTGATGTTTATTTGATAGTTTTTATTATATTGAGGTTTTTTATTTTATGGCGATATTTCATCTGGAGTTTAAAATTGTGAAACGCTCGGAGGGTATGTCTTCCTGTCGGAAGGCTGCCTACCATAGTAGATCAAGAATAACAGATGATCGCACTGGCAATACCTACGATTTCAGCCATAGAACAGATTTATTCCATCATCTGATATTAGCACCTGTTTCCGCACCAGCTCATATTATCGAAAATTCAAGTACCTTGTGGAATGAAGTTGAAAGGGTTGAGCGTCAGAAGGATGGTCAG contains these protein-coding regions:
- the pilV gene encoding shufflon system plasmid conjugative transfer pilus tip adhesin PilV, producing MIKYKKGFSLLEITLVLAVGVAMAFMNFQDMKSNQENIMANTVGSQMKQMGEAVNRYIIIRYDKLSTLSSSSSQTSDPGPRICSTSGCEITYQTLVNEGLLPAGYTGVNMQKSSYKILLKRAGATPNYVINGLVITTLPWLEGNRVRYDLLGRAMQASGIDSGMTQSATVASGTGGQWTENQNSYSGINAAGLLAYRVGYDSAMYSVYLRRDGTLPMTGELNMGGQSIDNVKDITASGTIKSQRLSSSGIAEGTHLNATEIVQSKNGTFSNNLKVQNQLTVDGYSTFNNIVKVNQWLESEQGVRSRGALIVGKENERKLWLGCGTFSSCASDNAIPLRIEDESGKNNFISITGTTSSPSSMKLDVVGSQRIKGDLILLSSSDGLAKGDIVASGNIASSGIVSGQYLQVESSSVAGASCSPDGLISKDDKGATLSCQSGIWGINSGGLITVDGGTCPAGVEPVLYYASIAVFWNGQVRTNPYGDEKLWVPQYNINEMGSHCTTHGGGEKESCRPIPKYINITKVKCG
- a CDS encoding IS3 family transposase (programmed frameshift); protein product: MTKPVPTSKTPRKQYTPEFRDEALKLAERIGIAAAARELSLYESQLYNWRCKQHQQMNSSERENELAAENARLKRQLAERDEELAIPPKGRDILREAPEMKYVFIEKHQAEFSIKTMCRVLQVARSGWYVWRRRRCQITPRQHFRLICDEAVRKAFAGAKQRYGAPRLADELPEYNIKIIAASLRRQGLRAKASRKFSPVSYREHGLPVSENLLKQDFIASGPNQKWAGDITYLRTDEGWLYLAVVIDRWSRAVIGWSMSSRMTAQLACDALQMALWRRKRPKNVIVHTDRGGQYCSADYQTLLKRHNLHGSMSAKGCCYDNACVESFFHSLKVECIHGERFISREIMRTTVFNYIECDYNRWRRHSACGGLSPEQFENQNLA